In Shewanella sp. GD04112, the sequence TTCAAGAACAAATTGCTTTAACCAAAGCCAAAGGCAAAATCGCCAACGGTCCAAAGAAGGTACTTGTTGTTGGTTCATCAAGTGGCTATGGCTTGTCTTCACGCATTGCCGCCGCCTTCGGTAGCGATGCTGCAACTATTGGCGTGTTCTTCGAAAAGCCGGGTACTGAAGCCAAACCTGGTACCGCGGGCTGGTACAACTCTGCCGCTTTCGACAAGTTTGCCAAAGCTGAAGGTTTGTACTCTAAGAGCATCAACTGCGATGCCTTCAGCCATGAAGCTAAGCAAAAAGTTATCGAGCTTATCAAGCAAGATTTAGGTCAAGTCGACATGGTGGTCTATTCATTAGCATCACCCGTACGCAAACTGCCAGACTCAGGTGAGCTAGTGCGTTCTGCGCTCAAGCCAATCGGTGAAGTGTATACAGCGACCGCCGTTGATACCAACAAAGACTGCATTATCGAAGCCACCGTTGAGCCTGCGACTGAGCAAGAAATTGCCGATACTGTCACTGTGATGGGCGGTCAAGATTGGGAACTGTGGATTAACGCACTTGCCGAGGCTGGTGTATTAAGCGATAACTGCAAAACCGTAGCCTACAGCTATATCGGTACTGAGTTAACCTGGCCAATCTACTGGCACGGCGCATTAGGTCAAGCCAAGATGGACTTAGACCGCGCGGCTAAAGCCCTAAATGATAAACTCGCGGCCAAAGGCGGTAGCGCTAACGTTGCCGTGCTAAAGAGCGTTGTGACTCAAGCCAGCTCTGCCATCCCTGTGATGCCACTGTATATTGCGATGGTATTTAAGAAGATGCGCCAAGAAGGCCTGCACGAAGGCTGTATGGAGCAAATCTATCGCATGTTCAGCGAGCGTCTGTTCCGTGCCGATGGTGCAAAACCAGAAACCGACAGCGACAACCGTCTGCGTTTAGACGATTGGGAACTGCGCGAAGATATCCAGCAGCATTGCCGTGATCTGTGGCCACAAGTGACCACTGAAAATCTGTCAGAGCTGACCGATTATCAAGAATATAAAGCCGAGTTTATCAAACTGTTCGGCTTTGGCATCGAAGGTATCGACTACGATGCAGATGTGAATCCATACGTTGAGTTCGATGTGATCGAGCTGTAATCGAATAGATTGAATAATCACGATAAAACGCCACCCTCGGGTGGCGTTTTTATTTGCCGCAAATGCCGTACGATAGGCTAAACTAGCATGACCATTCGACACAAACTAAGGACAAAGAATGAAAATCAGTGCACGTAATACCCTGAGTGGCACTATTACCGCTATCGAAATTGGCTCTGTAAACAACGAAGTCACTATCGAACTGGCACCGGGCGTAGTGTTAACCTCTGTCGTCACTAAAGCATCCTGTGAGCGTTTAAACTTGAAGGTGGGTGATTCGGCTTACGCACTCATTAAAGCCAGCAGCGTGATGATTGGCGTGGATGATTAAGCGGCTGAAATAGCACACTTATCATTTGATAACGCGGTATCAAGACAAACAAAAAGGCCAAGTAAACACTTGGCCTTTTCTATTTGCATCGCGAAAGCAGTTATTGCTTCGCAAAAATAAGGGATAAGCTCAGTTATCCCTTATTGCCATTAACCTTCTACAGGATAATGAACTTTCGCATTCGCTTTCAGTGACTCAATCAGACCACGGTAATCCGCTTCGCTGTATTGTGCATTTAAGCGTTGTTTCAGCGCATTGACTAACTCATCGCTAACTGACTCTGCCGCATTCACTTTATCCAGTGCAATCACAGCGTAGCCATTGGCCAAACCAACAGTGTCAACTACTGGTGCAGCACTCGGCGTTGGCATTTGAAAGGCTTTGCCGACAATGGCTGCGTCAACGTCTTGTGCGCCACGGCCCAGTTTAGTCTTAGCAGTTAAAGTCACATCAGTCGCACCCGCTTTAACTTGGGTCATCAGCTCTTGCGCTTTAGCACGTGCCGCTTCGTTCGCTTGATCTTGCTTCAAACGCTCAGCGATATCGGCCTTCACTTCGGCTAATGGCATAGTGCCCGCATCGTGATGTTCCTTCATACGGATAACCACAACATGATTTGGCTCAAGTTCAATGACTTCACTGTTTAAGCCTTGGCGTAAAACCGTGTCAGAGAATGCCGCTTTAACTACGTCAGGCTTGTTCAATGCCGCTGGCACATCATCACGTGAGAACATTGGCGTAGTCTTAATCTCAA encodes:
- the fabV gene encoding enoyl-ACP reductase FabV; this translates as MIIKPKIRGFICTTTHPVGCEANVQEQIALTKAKGKIANGPKKVLVVGSSSGYGLSSRIAAAFGSDAATIGVFFEKPGTEAKPGTAGWYNSAAFDKFAKAEGLYSKSINCDAFSHEAKQKVIELIKQDLGQVDMVVYSLASPVRKLPDSGELVRSALKPIGEVYTATAVDTNKDCIIEATVEPATEQEIADTVTVMGGQDWELWINALAEAGVLSDNCKTVAYSYIGTELTWPIYWHGALGQAKMDLDRAAKALNDKLAAKGGSANVAVLKSVVTQASSAIPVMPLYIAMVFKKMRQEGLHEGCMEQIYRMFSERLFRADGAKPETDSDNRLRLDDWELREDIQQHCRDLWPQVTTENLSELTDYQEYKAEFIKLFGFGIEGIDYDADVNPYVEFDVIEL
- a CDS encoding molybdopterin-binding protein, with amino-acid sequence MKISARNTLSGTITAIEIGSVNNEVTIELAPGVVLTSVVTKASCERLNLKVGDSAYALIKASSVMIGVDD